One Deltaproteobacteria bacterium DNA window includes the following coding sequences:
- a CDS encoding DUF4147 domain-containing protein, with the protein MTLAEMRRDALECWRAAVEAVHPGRLVSARLRRVDDTLCLGAPGAAVTARHAGPVLVVGAGKAARSMAEAVARAAGQALHGGIVIVPHGSDLSPIGGVTVAAGAHPVPDATGEAATRRLLEVVATADRSTVVLVVLAGGASALLVAPAPGLDLCDKQEVTRGLLLAGADIEALNTVRKHCSQVKGGGLLRAAAGAAGVWTLVLSDVVGDDPATIGSGPTVPDPTTFADAARVVARFLAPEDVPAAVQRHLERGLAGRVPETVKPGEPVCARTRLLLVGGNRDALGAAARAAELHGYATTVFPAALSGDAASAGRAIAARLAASPRDRPQAIVAGGETTVRVVPDGRGGRCQQLALAAAIALAGEPAVLLAAGTDGVDGPTDAAGACVDGETAGRARARGLDPAAALARTDSHPLLDAAGDLVRTGPTGTNVADVVVTLRATC; encoded by the coding sequence ATGACGCTTGCCGAGATGCGCCGGGACGCACTCGAGTGCTGGCGCGCGGCGGTCGAGGCGGTGCATCCCGGGCGGCTCGTCAGCGCGCGTCTGCGCCGCGTCGACGACACGCTGTGCCTCGGTGCACCGGGGGCGGCCGTGACGGCGCGCCATGCGGGGCCGGTGCTTGTGGTCGGCGCGGGCAAGGCGGCGCGGAGCATGGCCGAGGCGGTGGCGCGTGCGGCGGGACAGGCGCTGCACGGTGGGATCGTGATCGTACCCCACGGGAGCGACCTGTCGCCCATCGGCGGTGTCACGGTCGCCGCCGGAGCGCATCCCGTGCCGGACGCGACGGGCGAGGCGGCGACGCGACGGCTCCTGGAGGTGGTCGCTACAGCCGACCGCTCGACAGTCGTCCTCGTCGTGCTCGCGGGCGGCGCGTCGGCGTTGCTGGTCGCGCCCGCGCCCGGCCTCGACCTTTGCGACAAGCAGGAGGTGACGCGCGGGCTCCTCCTCGCGGGCGCGGACATCGAGGCGCTGAACACCGTCCGCAAGCACTGCTCGCAGGTGAAGGGCGGGGGTCTCCTGCGCGCCGCCGCCGGCGCGGCGGGCGTCTGGACCCTCGTTCTCTCCGACGTGGTCGGCGACGACCCGGCGACCATCGGCTCGGGGCCGACGGTGCCGGATCCGACCACGTTCGCCGACGCGGCCCGCGTGGTCGCCCGCTTCCTCGCACCCGAGGACGTGCCGGCCGCCGTCCAGCGGCACCTGGAGCGCGGCCTCGCGGGCCGCGTGCCGGAAACCGTCAAGCCCGGGGAGCCCGTTTGCGCGCGGACACGGCTGCTCCTGGTCGGCGGCAACCGCGACGCGCTCGGGGCGGCCGCGCGCGCGGCGGAGCTGCACGGCTACGCGACGACCGTCTTCCCGGCGGCGCTCAGCGGCGACGCGGCCAGTGCCGGGCGCGCCATCGCCGCTCGGCTCGCCGCCTCGCCCCGCGACCGGCCGCAGGCGATCGTCGCGGGCGGGGAGACCACGGTTCGCGTCGTGCCGGATGGCCGCGGCGGGCGCTGCCAGCAGCTCGCGCTCGCCGCGGCCATCGCACTCGCCGGCGAGCCCGCCGTCCTGCTCGCGGCCGGCACCGACGGCGTCGACGGCCCGACCGACGCCGCGGGCGCCTGCGTCGACGGCGAGACGGCCGGGCGCGCGCGAGCGCGCGGTCTCGACCCCGCGGCCGCGCTGGCCCGCACGGACAGCCATCCGCTGCTCGACGCCGCCGGCGATCTCGTGCGCACGGGACCGACGGGCACGAACGTCGCCGACGTGGTGGTGACTCTGCGTGCCACGTGCTAA
- a CDS encoding TraR/DksA family transcriptional regulator produces the protein MRKAFLKKARDTLQEMRAQLLRNVQAELHEGREQSKDEGMDTYDLASDARDREINFILTDREREKLQAIDEALARVDEGSYGMCESCESDIAEGRLEALPFTRLCINCQAEREKEARLNKRFEEDRTYRRLTTGDTDEETS, from the coding sequence ATGCGCAAGGCATTCCTCAAGAAAGCCCGCGACACGCTGCAGGAGATGCGCGCTCAGCTCCTCCGCAACGTGCAGGCCGAGCTGCACGAAGGACGCGAGCAGAGCAAGGACGAGGGCATGGACACGTACGACCTCGCGAGCGACGCGCGCGACCGGGAGATCAACTTCATCCTGACCGACCGCGAGCGCGAGAAGCTCCAGGCGATCGACGAGGCGCTCGCGCGGGTCGACGAAGGCTCCTACGGCATGTGTGAGAGCTGCGAGTCGGACATCGCCGAGGGGCGCCTCGAGGCGCTGCCCTTCACCCGGCTCTGCATCAACTGCCAGGCGGAGCGCGAGAAGGAGGCCCGGCTCAACAAGCGGTTCGAGGAGGACCGCACCTACCGGCGCCTCACCACCGGCGACACCGACGAGGAGACCTCGTAG
- the rimO gene encoding 30S ribosomal protein S12 methylthiotransferase RimO yields MTSRRVHLLTLGCPKNQVDSEIMLGVLARRGYEMVSDPEAADVLVVNTCAFITPAKEESIDAILDLAAVKAARPGRRLVVTGCLAQRYADDLETALPEVDVFVGTGDLLRIADAIEAPPAPAPIVYRGAQHVLPTHARAARVRTGAWWTAYVKVSEGCDHACSFCIIPKIRGRHESRPMDDLLAEAASLAAEGTVEICLIGQDLTAYGRDLAGDASLARLLRALAVRVPEVRWLRLLYAYPASVTDELLEVIADEPAVCTYLDMPLQHISDRLLRAMRRERSGAAIRGLIARIRRAVPAIALRTSFIVGFPGETEDDLAELCAFLAEAEFDHVGVFRYSREENTPAAALSGQVPEAVKAERWERVMAVQASVARRRAAAHRGRTIEVLVEGRDTRGRLVGRTRGQAPEIDGRTYLRGRAQAGDLVRARIVGAETYDLIGEIIESRPGTAVDTSQATL; encoded by the coding sequence ATGACGTCCCGCCGCGTGCACCTCCTGACCCTCGGCTGCCCGAAGAACCAGGTGGACAGCGAGATCATGCTCGGCGTGCTCGCCCGCCGCGGCTACGAGATGGTGTCCGACCCCGAGGCCGCCGACGTGCTCGTGGTCAACACCTGCGCCTTCATCACGCCCGCCAAGGAGGAGTCGATCGACGCGATCCTCGACCTGGCCGCGGTGAAGGCTGCCCGCCCCGGTCGGCGCCTGGTGGTGACGGGCTGTCTCGCCCAGCGCTACGCCGACGACCTCGAGACGGCGCTTCCCGAGGTCGACGTGTTCGTCGGCACGGGCGATCTCCTGCGCATCGCCGACGCGATCGAGGCGCCGCCCGCACCCGCGCCGATCGTCTATCGCGGCGCCCAGCACGTGCTTCCCACCCACGCGCGCGCGGCGCGCGTGCGGACGGGGGCGTGGTGGACGGCCTACGTGAAGGTCTCCGAGGGCTGCGACCACGCGTGCAGCTTCTGCATCATCCCGAAGATCCGGGGCCGGCACGAGAGCCGCCCGATGGACGACCTCCTCGCCGAGGCGGCGAGCCTCGCCGCCGAGGGGACGGTCGAGATCTGCCTCATCGGCCAGGATCTGACCGCCTACGGCCGCGACCTCGCGGGCGACGCGTCGCTCGCGCGGCTCCTCCGTGCGCTCGCCGTGCGCGTGCCCGAGGTGCGCTGGCTCCGGCTGCTCTATGCCTACCCCGCGTCGGTCACCGACGAGCTCCTCGAGGTCATCGCCGACGAGCCGGCGGTCTGCACGTACCTCGACATGCCGCTCCAGCACATCTCCGACCGGCTGCTGCGTGCCATGCGCCGCGAGCGCAGCGGCGCCGCCATCCGCGGCCTGATCGCCCGCATCCGGCGCGCGGTGCCTGCGATCGCGCTCCGCACCTCGTTCATCGTCGGCTTTCCCGGCGAGACGGAGGACGACCTGGCCGAGCTGTGCGCCTTCCTCGCGGAGGCGGAGTTCGACCACGTGGGCGTCTTCCGCTACTCGCGGGAGGAGAACACGCCTGCGGCCGCGCTGTCCGGCCAGGTGCCCGAGGCCGTGAAGGCCGAGCGCTGGGAACGCGTGATGGCGGTCCAGGCGAGCGTGGCGCGACGTCGTGCAGCTGCCCACCGCGGGCGCACCATCGAGGTTCTCGTCGAGGGCCGGGATACGCGCGGCCGTCTCGTGGGGAGAACGCGCGGTCAGGCGCCCGAGATCGACGGGCGCACGTACCTGAGAGGCCGCGCGCAGGCGGGCGATCTCGTGCGGGCGCGGATCGTCGGTGCAGAAACGTACGACCTCATCGGCGAGATCATCGAGTCGAGGCCCGGGACCGCCGTTGACACGTCCCAGGCGACACTTTAG
- a CDS encoding YajQ family cyclic di-GMP-binding protein produces MPSFDVVCRVDLQEVDNAINQTLREIGQRFDFKGAKTEVRREENAIHLHTADDFKLRALGDILREKLARRQVPLKALLAGPIEPGPAGTAKQKLDLQQGIPVEKARDIVKLVKDMKTKLQVAIQGDQVRVSGKKKDDLQAVVQRLRAEDLGVAMQFVNFRD; encoded by the coding sequence ATGCCGTCCTTCGACGTCGTGTGCCGCGTCGATCTGCAGGAGGTCGACAACGCGATCAACCAGACGCTGCGCGAGATCGGCCAGCGCTTCGACTTCAAGGGCGCGAAGACCGAGGTCCGGCGCGAGGAGAACGCCATCCACCTGCACACCGCCGACGACTTCAAGCTGCGTGCGCTCGGCGACATCCTGCGCGAGAAGCTCGCCCGCCGCCAGGTGCCGCTGAAGGCGCTGCTGGCCGGGCCCATCGAGCCCGGTCCGGCTGGCACGGCCAAGCAGAAGCTCGATCTCCAGCAGGGCATCCCCGTCGAGAAGGCGCGCGACATCGTGAAGCTGGTGAAGGACATGAAGACGAAGCTCCAGGTGGCGATCCAGGGCGACCAGGTGCGGGTCAGCGGCAAGAAGAAGGACGACCTCCAGGCGGTCGTCCAGCGGCTGCGCGCCGAGGACCTCGGCGTCGCGATGCAGTTCGTGAACTTCCGCGACTGA
- the lolA gene encoding outer membrane lipoprotein chaperone LolA, with translation MRRVLVYLAAAAALPALARADELAEALRMLQQRYESTRTLVAKFSQEVESPTLAGKLTSSGTVSFEKPNRMRWDYAGPDRQTIVSDGETLWIYQPEEKQVLKAPLREAFQATTPVTFLAGIGHVDRDFTPTLESSAGDHWVVRLVPREDRGVGTLVLVVRKRDAAIEEARITDPLGTTTRLALTDERRNVSLGADVFRFTPPPGVDVVRPPAY, from the coding sequence ATGCGACGTGTGCTCGTCTACCTGGCGGCCGCGGCGGCCCTCCCGGCGCTGGCCCGTGCCGACGAGCTCGCCGAGGCACTCCGCATGCTCCAGCAGCGCTACGAGTCGACGCGCACGCTGGTCGCGAAGTTCAGCCAGGAGGTCGAGTCGCCGACCCTGGCCGGGAAGCTCACGTCGAGCGGCACGGTCAGCTTCGAGAAGCCGAACCGCATGCGCTGGGACTACGCGGGTCCCGACCGGCAGACCATCGTGAGCGACGGCGAGACGCTCTGGATCTACCAGCCCGAGGAGAAGCAGGTGCTGAAGGCCCCGCTCCGCGAGGCGTTCCAGGCGACGACCCCCGTCACCTTCCTCGCCGGGATCGGGCACGTCGACCGCGACTTCACGCCGACGCTGGAGTCGAGCGCGGGCGACCACTGGGTGGTCCGTCTCGTCCCGCGCGAGGACCGCGGCGTCGGTACGCTCGTCCTCGTCGTGCGCAAGCGGGACGCGGCCATCGAGGAGGCCCGCATCACGGACCCGCTCGGCACGACGACGCGGCTCGCGCTCACCGACGAGCGGCGGAACGTCTCGCTCGGCGCCGATGTCTTCCGGTTCACACCACCGCCCGGGGTTGACGTGGTCCGTCCCCCTGCCTATTGA
- a CDS encoding MFS transporter — MTSPLYTRAFWIACAIHVTGGMSLAMFLLFPLFVRRLGGSSVAIGLLLGAGEAASVAARPLVGLALDRFGRRRVLLWANGLNAASFLPFLALGRLGPWLLAATVVHCVLWGALFASYFTYAADLVPPGRRAEGIAVFGAAGMLTNGLGPSLGEVVIARAGFSAFFLTAAGFALLSFSLTLAVPVPPATSAAGGATGRWRALADGALARVLLATVVFGMGVNAAFFFVAPFTRDLGLARAAPFFAAYATTSIVLRLVGRRLLDRVEPHRVAIPAFACIGAGLGLLCLLPRPGVLVLAGIVCGAGHGSLFPVLNALAIERAPARLAGTAVSLLTAASDLGAVLGTPVCGALAEGVGYRGMFALLGATTLGGLGVMAVDRAIAPRPAEG, encoded by the coding sequence TTGACGTCGCCGCTCTACACCCGCGCCTTCTGGATCGCGTGCGCCATTCACGTGACCGGGGGCATGAGCCTCGCGATGTTCCTCCTCTTCCCGCTCTTCGTGCGCCGGCTGGGCGGCAGCAGCGTCGCGATCGGGCTCCTGCTCGGCGCCGGCGAGGCGGCGAGCGTGGCGGCGCGGCCGCTCGTCGGCCTGGCGCTCGACCGCTTCGGGCGGCGCCGCGTGCTGCTCTGGGCGAACGGTCTCAACGCCGCCTCGTTCCTGCCCTTTCTGGCACTCGGTCGGCTCGGGCCCTGGCTCCTCGCCGCCACCGTCGTGCACTGCGTCCTCTGGGGGGCGCTCTTCGCCAGCTACTTCACGTATGCCGCCGACCTCGTGCCGCCGGGGCGGCGGGCGGAGGGCATCGCCGTCTTCGGCGCGGCGGGCATGCTCACCAACGGCCTCGGCCCGTCGCTCGGCGAGGTGGTCATCGCCCGTGCCGGGTTCAGCGCCTTCTTCCTCACGGCTGCCGGTTTCGCCCTCCTCTCGTTCTCGTTGACCCTGGCCGTGCCCGTACCTCCGGCCACCTCTGCCGCAGGCGGCGCAACCGGCCGATGGCGGGCCCTCGCCGACGGCGCGCTCGCCCGGGTGCTGCTCGCCACGGTCGTGTTCGGCATGGGCGTCAACGCCGCGTTCTTCTTCGTCGCCCCCTTCACGCGGGATCTCGGCCTCGCACGGGCCGCGCCCTTCTTTGCCGCCTATGCCACCACCTCGATCGTGCTGCGCCTGGTCGGCCGTCGCCTCCTCGACCGCGTCGAGCCGCACCGGGTGGCCATCCCGGCCTTCGCGTGCATCGGTGCAGGGCTCGGGCTCCTCTGCTTGCTGCCGCGCCCGGGCGTCCTCGTGCTCGCGGGGATCGTCTGCGGCGCGGGCCACGGGTCGCTCTTCCCCGTGCTCAACGCGCTCGCCATCGAGCGCGCGCCGGCGCGGCTGGCCGGCACCGCGGTGAGCCTGCTCACGGCAGCGTCGGACCTCGGCGCCGTGCTGGGGACTCCCGTCTGCGGCGCGCTGGCGGAGGGTGTGGGATACCGGGGGATGTTCGCGCTCCTCGGCGCGACGACGCTCGGCGGGCTCGGAGTGATGGCCGTCGATCGTGCGATTGCACCTCGGCCCGCGGAAGGATAG
- a CDS encoding DNA translocase FtsK, producing MPSRRPSAGSSGLLIREAEAISGGALAVFLALSLLSYAPDAPHANLGGPVGHAIADTALHALGFAAYLFPFYLGYVTVALLRPGAEDLGGLRLAGAGLLVVTLAALVGLVTQGRAIVRGGGWLGGFVATALRELVGGPGAYLALTGLLVVALMLATGVSAIAVASRLARQLAAAGRRLVAAGLGMRAPRELAPRSRRPILLDDAIEDAAALGDAPPPIIREPEPKPEAAGPRRRRAETQEELFTPDSYRLPTLGLLDQPVRTVQPLDEAALLASSRILETKLADFSVIGKVVAVRPGPVITTFEFEPAPGVKVNRIVNLADDLSMALRALSVRVLAPIPGKPVVGIEVSNPSREKVFIRELLATDDYRRADSKLALAFGKDTTGNVVVADLARMPHLLVAGATGTGKSVSMNAMVMSILYKATPRDVRFIMIDPKMLELSTYEDIPHLLVPVVTDPKKAAAALNNTIREMDTRYRLLHDKGVRNIDSYNRLLAHAPPAEPAPEEPAEDGALVHRHLPRIVIIIDELADLMMTVGREIEESITRLAQKARAAGVHLILATQRPSVDVITGLIKANFPARISFQVTSRIDSRTILDASGAERLLGEGDLLFLPPGTARVQRLHGAFVSDTDVHRVVDFIKRQEQPRYEMELLESDEDEGDESEDEDLSDEMYDLAVRLVTEHRQASISWLQRRLRVGYNRAARMVERMEREGVVSPASGARPREVIARRLED from the coding sequence GTGCCGAGCCGGCGTCCGTCGGCCGGGTCGAGCGGCCTTCTGATCCGCGAGGCGGAGGCGATCTCGGGCGGTGCGCTCGCCGTCTTCCTCGCGCTCAGCCTCCTCTCCTACGCGCCCGACGCGCCGCACGCCAACCTCGGCGGCCCGGTGGGGCACGCGATCGCCGACACGGCCCTGCACGCGCTCGGCTTCGCGGCCTACCTGTTCCCCTTCTATCTCGGCTACGTCACCGTCGCGCTCCTGCGGCCGGGGGCCGAGGACCTGGGCGGGCTCAGGCTCGCGGGCGCCGGGCTCCTCGTCGTCACGCTCGCGGCCCTGGTCGGCCTCGTCACCCAGGGGCGCGCGATCGTGCGCGGCGGGGGGTGGCTCGGCGGCTTCGTTGCCACCGCGCTGCGCGAGCTCGTCGGCGGGCCGGGGGCGTACCTCGCGCTCACGGGTCTGCTGGTCGTGGCGCTCATGCTGGCCACCGGCGTGTCGGCGATCGCCGTCGCCTCCCGGCTCGCGCGGCAGCTCGCCGCGGCGGGCAGGCGTCTCGTGGCGGCGGGTCTCGGCATGCGTGCGCCACGAGAGCTGGCGCCACGGAGCCGCAGGCCCATCCTGCTGGACGATGCGATCGAGGACGCGGCGGCCCTCGGCGACGCCCCGCCGCCGATCATCCGCGAGCCCGAGCCGAAGCCGGAGGCCGCCGGCCCGAGGCGGCGGCGCGCCGAGACCCAGGAGGAGCTCTTCACGCCCGACAGCTACCGGCTGCCGACGCTCGGGCTGCTCGATCAGCCGGTCAGGACCGTACAGCCGCTCGACGAGGCCGCGTTGCTCGCGAGCTCCCGCATCCTCGAGACGAAGCTCGCGGACTTCAGCGTCATCGGCAAGGTCGTCGCCGTGCGTCCCGGACCGGTGATCACGACCTTCGAGTTCGAGCCGGCGCCGGGCGTGAAGGTGAACCGCATCGTCAACCTGGCCGACGATCTCTCGATGGCGCTGCGGGCGCTCTCGGTGCGCGTGCTGGCGCCGATCCCGGGCAAGCCGGTGGTCGGCATCGAGGTCTCGAACCCCTCGCGCGAGAAGGTCTTCATCCGCGAGCTCCTGGCGACCGACGACTACCGGCGCGCCGACTCGAAGCTGGCGCTCGCCTTCGGGAAGGACACCACCGGCAACGTGGTGGTGGCCGACCTCGCCCGCATGCCGCACCTCCTGGTGGCGGGCGCCACCGGCACCGGCAAGTCGGTCTCGATGAACGCCATGGTCATGAGCATCCTGTACAAAGCGACCCCTCGTGATGTCCGCTTCATCATGATCGACCCGAAGATGCTCGAGCTCTCCACCTACGAGGACATCCCGCACCTCCTCGTGCCCGTGGTGACCGATCCGAAGAAGGCGGCCGCGGCGCTCAACAACACCATCCGCGAGATGGACACGCGCTACCGCCTGCTCCACGACAAGGGCGTGCGCAACATCGACAGCTACAACCGTCTCTTGGCGCACGCGCCGCCCGCGGAGCCGGCGCCGGAGGAGCCGGCCGAGGACGGTGCGCTCGTGCATCGACACCTGCCCCGCATCGTCATCATCATCGACGAGCTCGCCGACCTCATGATGACCGTCGGACGCGAGATCGAGGAGTCGATCACGCGCCTCGCCCAGAAGGCGCGGGCCGCAGGCGTCCACCTGATCCTCGCCACGCAGCGCCCGTCGGTCGACGTCATCACCGGTCTCATCAAGGCGAACTTCCCGGCCCGCATCTCCTTCCAGGTGACCTCGCGCATCGACTCGCGCACCATCCTCGACGCGAGCGGCGCCGAGCGCCTGCTCGGCGAGGGGGACCTGCTCTTCCTGCCGCCCGGCACGGCGCGCGTCCAGCGCCTGCATGGCGCCTTCGTCTCCGACACCGACGTCCACCGGGTGGTGGACTTCATCAAGCGGCAGGAGCAGCCGCGCTACGAGATGGAGCTCCTCGAGAGCGACGAGGACGAGGGCGACGAGAGCGAGGACGAGGACCTCTCGGACGAGATGTACGACCTGGCCGTGCGGCTCGTGACCGAGCACCGGCAGGCGTCGATCTCCTGGCTCCAGCGGCGGCTCCGCGTCGGCTACAACCGCGCCGCTCGCATGGTCGAGCGCATGGAGCGCGAGGGCGTGGTCTCGCCGGCCTCCGGCGCGCGGCCGCGCGAGGTGATCGCTCGCCGCCTCGAGGATTGA
- a CDS encoding ribonuclease J, with protein MKGGNGAGTPLRVIPLGGLGEIGLNLLVLEYGDAAIAVDCGVMFPDERMLGIDVAIPDITYIRGLGERFQAIFLTHGHEDHIGALPYVLGERPVPVYGTRLTLGFVRERLGERGLSAPLLLYDVEPCRVGPFAVEPIAMTHSIPDSVGLAIRTPVGTVVHTGDFKLDQTPLDGRLPDLVRLGELGAEGALLLLSDSTNVEHAGVTPSERSVGTEFDTIFRQATGRILVTTFSSHIHRMQQVIDLAVRFGRRVAFVGRSLGVHTAIARDLGHLAIPDGTLVDTGSARDLPRHRVVIITAGSQAEAASALVRIAMDAHKQVTLEPGDTVILSSRIIPGNERAISSLVNHLYRRGAVVHYGRTAAVHVSGHASQEELKLVLNLVRPRHFIPVHGEYRHLVRHVRLAEEVGIPPESCHLLEDGDVLELDAAGVARRRERVTAGRVFVDGKGIGDVEDEVLRDRRHLSEDGLVLAVLAIAQQSGEIVAGPDLISRGVVTEEASPEILERARGVVLDALAAINPESRTDPAEVKEEVRKALRRYFKRFDRRPVILPFVMEM; from the coding sequence GTGAAGGGGGGGAACGGCGCGGGTACGCCGCTGCGGGTCATCCCGCTCGGCGGCCTCGGCGAGATCGGCCTCAACCTGCTCGTCCTCGAGTACGGGGACGCGGCGATTGCCGTCGACTGCGGCGTCATGTTCCCGGACGAGCGGATGCTCGGCATCGACGTCGCGATCCCGGACATCACGTACATCCGCGGCCTCGGCGAACGGTTCCAGGCGATCTTCCTGACCCACGGGCACGAGGACCACATCGGCGCGCTGCCGTACGTGCTCGGCGAGCGGCCGGTCCCCGTCTACGGCACGAGGCTCACCCTGGGCTTCGTCCGCGAGCGGCTCGGCGAGCGCGGCCTCTCGGCCCCGCTGCTCCTCTACGACGTCGAGCCCTGCCGCGTCGGCCCCTTCGCGGTCGAACCCATCGCGATGACCCACTCCATCCCGGACTCGGTCGGGCTCGCGATCCGCACGCCGGTCGGCACCGTCGTCCACACGGGAGACTTCAAGCTCGATCAGACCCCGCTCGACGGGCGGCTGCCCGACCTCGTCCGACTCGGCGAGCTCGGCGCCGAGGGCGCGCTGCTCCTGCTCTCCGACTCGACCAACGTCGAGCACGCCGGCGTGACGCCGTCGGAACGGTCGGTCGGCACGGAGTTCGACACGATCTTCCGCCAGGCGACCGGCCGCATCCTGGTGACGACCTTCTCCTCGCACATCCATCGCATGCAGCAGGTGATCGACCTGGCGGTCCGCTTCGGCCGGCGCGTCGCGTTCGTCGGCCGCAGCCTCGGCGTGCACACCGCCATCGCGCGCGACCTCGGGCACCTCGCGATCCCCGACGGGACGCTCGTCGACACCGGCAGCGCCCGCGACCTGCCGCGCCATCGGGTGGTGATCATCACCGCCGGCAGCCAGGCCGAGGCGGCATCCGCCCTGGTGCGGATCGCGATGGACGCCCACAAGCAGGTGACGCTGGAGCCCGGGGACACGGTGATCCTCTCCTCGCGCATCATCCCGGGCAACGAGCGCGCGATCTCGAGCCTCGTGAACCATCTCTACCGGCGCGGCGCCGTCGTGCACTACGGTCGCACGGCCGCGGTGCACGTCTCGGGCCATGCCTCGCAGGAGGAGCTGAAGCTCGTCCTGAACCTCGTCCGGCCGCGCCACTTCATCCCCGTGCACGGCGAGTACCGCCACCTCGTCCGTCACGTTCGGCTGGCCGAGGAGGTGGGCATCCCTCCCGAATCGTGCCACCTGCTCGAGGACGGCGACGTGCTGGAGCTCGACGCGGCGGGCGTCGCGCGCCGCCGCGAGCGGGTGACCGCGGGGCGCGTCTTCGTCGACGGCAAGGGGATCGGCGACGTCGAGGACGAGGTCCTGCGCGACCGGCGCCATCTCTCCGAGGACGGCCTCGTGCTCGCCGTCCTGGCGATCGCGCAGCAGTCGGGCGAGATCGTCGCCGGGCCCGACCTCATCTCGCGCGGGGTCGTGACCGAGGAGGCGAGCCCCGAGATCCTCGAGCGGGCACGGGGGGTGGTCCTGGACGCGCTGGCAGCGATCAACCCCGAGTCGCGGACCGACCCCGCCGAGGTGAAGGAGGAGGTCCGCAAGGCGCTCCGGCGGTACTTCAAGCGTTTCGACCGCCGTCCCGTGATCCTCCCCTTCGTCATGGAGATGTAA
- a CDS encoding 1-acyl-sn-glycerol-3-phosphate acyltransferase has protein sequence MFGCTLVAAAIQAGRGSRRRGEKRVVILVSILKLICVGLNTVVCALSVVAVALFDERAAYRLCRLWVRINLLACGVRVRTRRLAPLDPQTPYVFMSNHRSQFDVLAVIAALPEYQLRWVAKVELTRVPVFGWALRRSGHIIIDRSDSTQAVRSLRAAELRMREGISVMIFPEGTRATPRDTLLRFKKGGFMMALDTGVPIVPMVVRDSDKVLPRRAWRVAAGDIEVVVGRPIPAAGVDRDELIRRVRSFMLEHLPAPAGLETGRRVAEAT, from the coding sequence ATGTTCGGATGTACGCTAGTTGCGGCGGCGATCCAGGCCGGGAGGGGTTCGCGGCGGCGGGGTGAGAAACGGGTCGTGATCCTGGTTTCGATCCTCAAGCTGATCTGCGTCGGGCTCAACACGGTCGTCTGTGCGCTGAGCGTGGTCGCCGTCGCCCTGTTCGACGAGCGGGCAGCGTATCGACTCTGCCGGCTCTGGGTCCGGATCAACCTCCTGGCCTGCGGCGTGCGCGTGCGAACGCGGCGGCTCGCCCCGCTCGACCCGCAGACGCCCTACGTCTTCATGTCGAACCACCGCAGCCAGTTCGACGTCCTCGCGGTGATCGCTGCGCTGCCGGAGTACCAGCTCCGCTGGGTGGCCAAGGTCGAGCTGACGCGCGTCCCGGTGTTCGGCTGGGCGCTCAGGCGATCCGGCCACATCATCATCGACCGGAGCGACAGCACGCAGGCGGTCCGGAGCCTGCGTGCGGCCGAGCTGCGGATGCGCGAGGGCATCTCGGTCATGATCTTCCCCGAGGGTACCCGTGCCACGCCCCGCGACACGCTTTTGCGGTTCAAGAAGGGCGGCTTCATGATGGCGCTCGACACCGGAGTCCCGATCGTCCCCATGGTCGTGCGTGACAGCGACAAGGTCCTGCCGAGACGCGCCTGGCGGGTGGCCGCGGGCGACATCGAGGTCGTCGTGGGCCGTCCGATCCCGGCGGCGGGTGTGGACCGCGACGAGCTCATCCGGCGCGTACGGAGCTTCATGCTCGAGCATCTCCCCGCCCCGGCGGGGCTCGAGACCGGGCGCCGCGTCGCGGAGGCGACGTGA
- a CDS encoding prevent-host-death protein, translating to MRAVGLKVLKNKLSEYVRLAARGETVLVTDRDRVVAELGPPREGRAPRLADAQLAEMMRKGILAPPLVSRETPLPPRKPIAPLAELLRELDQDRADR from the coding sequence ATGCGCGCGGTCGGGCTGAAGGTGCTCAAAAACAAGCTGAGCGAGTACGTACGCCTCGCTGCCCGGGGGGAGACCGTGCTGGTCACGGACCGCGACCGGGTGGTGGCCGAGCTGGGTCCGCCGCGAGAGGGCCGGGCCCCGAGGCTCGCCGACGCCCAGCTCGCCGAGATGATGCGGAAGGGGATCCTCGCCCCGCCACTCGTGTCGCGCGAGACCCCATTGCCTCCCCGGAAGCCGATCGCGCCTCTCGCCGAGCTCCTGCGCGAGCTCGACCAGGATCGCGCGGACCGGTGA